From Desulfobacterales bacterium, one genomic window encodes:
- a CDS encoding type 4a pilus biogenesis protein PilO, translated as MDKEKLQEAFDTFLDSKVAALSPKVRLGIYAAVFVLLSGLFVYLVFLPKNDEIKALEEQRANLENKLAEVKATAANLPQHKAEMAATEEKLRLASVLLPQRKDIPSLLTNISSLGTNAGLEFLSFTPRAERPMDFYMEVPVAIQVRGPYHNVGSFLFQVSKLDRIVSASDLRMSGPTMENREIILNTSLNLVTYRFKEADTVE; from the coding sequence ATGGATAAGGAAAAGCTGCAGGAGGCGTTCGATACCTTTCTGGACAGTAAAGTGGCAGCCCTGTCGCCCAAGGTCAGGCTGGGCATTTATGCGGCCGTCTTTGTCCTGCTGTCGGGTCTCTTTGTTTATCTTGTCTTCTTGCCGAAAAACGATGAAATCAAGGCCCTTGAAGAGCAGCGGGCCAACCTGGAGAACAAGTTGGCCGAGGTGAAGGCCACGGCCGCCAACCTGCCGCAACACAAGGCGGAAATGGCGGCGACCGAGGAGAAACTGCGCCTGGCCTCGGTGCTTTTACCCCAGCGAAAGGATATTCCCTCGCTGTTGACCAATATTTCCAGCCTGGGCACCAACGCCGGCCTGGAGTTTTTGAGCTTCACCCCCAGGGCTGAAAGGCCGATGGACTTTTACATGGAGGTCCCGGTGGCCATCCAGGTGCGGGGCCCCTATCATAATGTGGGCAGTTTCCTCTTCCAGGTGAGCAAGCTGGACCGGATCGTTTCCGCGTCCGATCTGAGGATGTCCGGCCCGACCATGGAAAACAGAGAGATAATTCTCAATACCTCATTGAATCTGGTCACCTACCGATTCAAAGAAGCTGACACGGTGGAGTAA
- a CDS encoding PilN domain-containing protein: MITINLLPVKQIQRRLQARNQVFIFAGFVVGLMVLLALGGLGLNQKIAGLKDRTAALEAEQDSYQSILNEIDKLKKDKAALENKLAVIAKLKKGSRLTVRILDEIANLTPANKLWLTSLSQADGQLQLAGIALDNANIASYMELLDGSYLFADPELQGSSLYMLGGQRLKSFSLTCDIIEPDQGEPEGEG; encoded by the coding sequence ATGATTACGATAAACCTGTTACCAGTCAAACAGATCCAGCGGCGGTTGCAAGCCAGGAACCAGGTGTTTATTTTTGCCGGGTTCGTGGTGGGCCTGATGGTGCTGCTCGCCCTTGGGGGGCTGGGGTTGAATCAGAAAATCGCCGGGCTCAAGGACAGGACCGCGGCCCTGGAAGCTGAGCAGGACTCCTATCAGTCCATTCTGAACGAGATCGATAAACTGAAAAAGGACAAGGCTGCCCTGGAAAACAAACTGGCGGTGATCGCCAAGTTAAAAAAAGGGTCCCGGCTTACGGTGCGGATTCTGGATGAGATCGCCAACCTTACCCCGGCCAACAAGCTGTGGCTCACCTCGCTTTCCCAGGCCGACGGGCAGTTGCAACTTGCGGGAATAGCGCTGGACAACGCAAATATTGCCAGTTATATGGAGCTGTTGGACGGCTCTTATCTGTTTGCCGACCCGGAGTTGCAGGGTTCGTCCCTCTACATGCTGGGGGGGCAGAGGCTGAAATCCTTTTCCCTGACCTGCGATATTATTGAGCCGGATCAAGGGGAACCGGAGGGCGAAGGCTGA